One segment of Asterias rubens chromosome 2, eAstRub1.3, whole genome shotgun sequence DNA contains the following:
- the LOC117302520 gene encoding mucin-2-like, producing MKTFTVLFAVLLVALFITTEAKPWGRPGRGNNRPGRPGRRDDRPDQCIRRCPRPNQDTLVCVFDGVRNRTLPSECILERIECISGRRNMEITDGPCPDDVALYMNGMLSMETESEEDSSEESREDGSTPGQPTSVPVDPSTAAVTSRTTTPTTGTASPTTLQTTTPTTATATATAPTTTATAPTTTPITMPIGSGATAQSVPTQRTPP from the exons ATGAAGACATTTACAGTACTCTTTGCTGTgctcttggtggcgctgtttattACAACTGAGGCTAAACCTTGGGGCAGACCAGGCCGAGGCAACAACAGACCCGGTCGACCAG GTCGTCGTGATGACCGGCCCGATCAATGTATCCGCCGATGCCCCCGACCAAACCAAGACACTCTAGTCTGTGTGTTCGACGGAGTCCGCAACCGGACACTCCCGTCAGAGTGTATCTTGGAGAGGATCGAGTGCATTAGCGGCCGCCGAAACATGGAAATCACCGATGGTCCTTGCCCTGATGATGTGGCTCTCTATATGAACGGCATGCTATCAATGGAAACTGAAAGCGAAGAAGATAGTAGTGAGGAAAGCAGAGAAGACGGTTCCACACCAG GTCAACCAACAAGTGTTCCAGTTGATCCCTCAACTGCAGCAGTTACGTCACGAACAACGACACCAACAACGGGAACTGCGTCACCAACTACGTTGCAAACAACAACGCCAACTACGGCGACAGCAACAGCAACGGCgccaacaacaacagcaacggCGCCAACAACAACACCAATAACAATGCCAATTGGCTCTGGGGCAACTGCACAAAGTGTACCAACACAACGTACACCCCCATAA